One part of the Burkholderia vietnamiensis LMG 10929 genome encodes these proteins:
- a CDS encoding sensor histidine kinase, giving the protein MRLAEFITRNMEPILVQWEAFAATLLPAARTIDSHGLRDHARQILEAIAKDIATPQTREEQREKSLGRAPKPTNASETAAQTHAVLRARRGFDINQLAAEYRALRASVLGMWIDECRPSPPDLDDMIRFNEAIDQALAESVAFFTEQVEQARNLLLGMLGHDMRTPLQTIRLTASYLSALNAGEKVSEAAARLIRSGGRMQSLLDDLCDFSRTQLGLGINVIRRDADLAHVVANVVDELRAAHPDREINVDVRGDLRGNWDDQRMQQLLSNLLTNALKYGTANTPVRASAIASDDEVTIEIGNSGPPVAPDLLERIFDPLQRGTSPSEKSGEDVGLGLGLYIASEIAHAHRGRIDARSDASETVFAVRLPRRA; this is encoded by the coding sequence ATGCGTCTAGCCGAATTCATCACGCGCAACATGGAACCGATCCTCGTGCAGTGGGAGGCGTTCGCTGCAACGCTGCTCCCGGCCGCGAGAACCATCGACTCCCACGGGCTGCGCGATCATGCTCGCCAGATCCTGGAGGCGATTGCCAAGGACATCGCAACCCCACAAACGCGGGAAGAACAGCGGGAAAAATCGCTCGGCCGCGCACCCAAGCCGACGAATGCCTCGGAAACGGCCGCCCAGACGCATGCCGTGCTGCGCGCGCGGCGCGGCTTCGACATCAACCAGCTGGCGGCCGAGTATCGCGCGCTGCGCGCCAGCGTGCTGGGGATGTGGATCGACGAGTGTCGGCCGAGCCCGCCCGATCTCGACGACATGATCCGCTTCAACGAAGCGATCGATCAGGCGCTCGCCGAATCGGTCGCGTTCTTTACCGAGCAGGTCGAGCAGGCGCGCAACCTGTTGCTCGGCATGCTCGGGCACGACATGCGCACGCCGTTGCAAACGATACGCCTGACGGCAAGCTATCTGTCGGCGCTCAATGCGGGCGAAAAGGTGTCGGAAGCCGCCGCCAGGCTGATCAGAAGCGGCGGTCGCATGCAGTCGCTGCTCGACGACCTGTGTGATTTCAGCCGGACGCAGCTCGGGCTCGGCATCAACGTGATTCGCCGCGACGCGGATCTCGCCCATGTCGTGGCCAATGTGGTCGATGAGTTGCGGGCCGCGCATCCGGACCGCGAAATCAATGTCGACGTGCGCGGCGACCTCCGCGGCAACTGGGACGATCAGCGGATGCAGCAGTTGCTCAGCAATCTGTTGACCAACGCGCTGAAGTACGGAACGGCCAATACGCCGGTTCGCGCCAGCGCGATCGCGAGCGACGACGAAGTGACGATCGAGATCGGCAACAGCGGTCCGCCCGTCGCGCCGGATCTGCTGGAGCGCATCTTCGATCCGCTGCAACGCGGCACCAGTCCATCAGAGAAAAGCGGCGAGGACGTCGGACTGGGCCTCGGCCTGTACATCGCTAGCGAAATCGCCCACGCGCATCGCGGGCGGATCGACGCGCGCTCCGACGCGTCGGAAACGGTATTCGCGGTGCGGCTGCCGCGACGCGCGTGA
- the treY gene encoding malto-oligosyltrehalose synthase, whose protein sequence is MTPRATLRVQLHAGFTFDDAAAHADYFARLGVSHLYLSPITTAEPGSLHGYDTVDHRAISAELGGEAGFKRLVEALRARGLGVIVDIVPNHMGVGGASNHWWRDVLEWGPASPYAHYFDIDWHPPDAALDGKVLLPCLGAPYGDALAAGDITLDVDPQTGRFFFACPGRTLPVAAATYAEILRIANRADLNALAERFAAAPLRGSARLAQAHAALRDYAAEHGAHAFDAVLRGVDPRRARSRACLHHLLEGQHYRLAWWRTAADELNWRRFFDIATLAAVRVEDEAVFDAVHALPLALHAAGLVDGLRVDHVDGLADPRAYCRRLHARLAAQRDERPFLVVEKILAPGETLPDDWHADGTTGYDFMNDVAALLHDPAGAAPLAAHWAAVSGSTRTFADEATAGKRRVLARQLAGEHARLARALHRIARAAPATRDISRNALHRVLGELAVHLPVYRMYPALGDEPGDADRRVLERAYDAARAAIDPSDRYALERAAAWLGLPGIRVPRADPAALLAVRVAFAQLSAPLAAKGVEDTANYRYGRLLSRNEVGADAGDFSLSRGAFHARNRRRARSVPRTLVATATHDHKRGEDARARLAVLSEVPDAWRAVSLDWSALNQPHRGAAHRDLAWTPGPAAEAMLYQTLVGCWPPTLAPDDAAGVAALAERVVGWQTKALREAKQHTDWLAPDADYERASEQFVRAILTPRGAGDFLHRLHAFVARIAPAGVVNSLAQVALRIASPGVPDLYQGTELWDHSLVDPDNRREVPFAQLAAEPVDRPVAAYLRDWPDARVKRALIERMLALRAHRRTTFADGAYVPLRVRGPLGRHAVAFARRDDTATVVVVVMRLACRLLGDMPGLPRIEPREWGDTAVVLPPVAGGPWLDCLNGGGAVETHDGMLRLDRCLSALPVAVVVATRGRG, encoded by the coding sequence ATGACGCCGCGCGCGACCCTGCGCGTGCAACTGCACGCGGGCTTCACGTTCGACGATGCGGCCGCGCACGCGGACTATTTCGCGCGGCTCGGCGTGAGCCATCTGTACCTGTCGCCGATCACGACGGCCGAGCCCGGCTCGCTGCACGGCTACGACACCGTCGACCATCGCGCGATCAGCGCGGAGCTCGGCGGCGAAGCCGGCTTCAAGCGACTGGTCGAGGCGCTGCGCGCGCGCGGCCTCGGCGTCATCGTCGACATCGTGCCGAACCACATGGGCGTCGGCGGCGCATCGAACCACTGGTGGCGCGACGTGCTCGAATGGGGGCCGGCAAGCCCCTACGCGCACTACTTCGACATCGACTGGCATCCGCCCGATGCGGCGCTCGACGGCAAGGTGCTGCTGCCCTGCCTCGGCGCGCCGTACGGCGACGCGCTCGCGGCCGGCGACATCACGCTCGACGTCGATCCGCAGACGGGGCGCTTCTTCTTCGCATGCCCGGGCCGCACGCTGCCGGTCGCGGCCGCGACCTATGCGGAGATCCTGCGCATCGCGAACCGCGCGGACCTGAACGCGCTGGCCGAACGCTTCGCCGCCGCGCCGCTGCGCGGCAGCGCGCGGCTCGCGCAGGCGCACGCGGCATTGCGCGACTACGCGGCCGAGCACGGCGCGCACGCGTTCGACGCGGTGCTGCGCGGCGTCGATCCGCGGCGCGCGCGCTCGCGCGCCTGCCTGCACCATCTGCTCGAAGGCCAGCACTATCGGCTCGCGTGGTGGCGCACCGCCGCCGACGAACTGAACTGGCGGCGCTTCTTCGACATCGCGACGCTCGCGGCGGTGCGCGTCGAGGACGAAGCGGTGTTCGATGCAGTGCATGCGCTGCCGCTGGCGCTCCATGCGGCGGGCCTCGTCGACGGCCTGCGCGTCGATCACGTCGACGGCCTCGCCGATCCGCGCGCGTATTGCCGGCGTCTGCATGCGCGGCTCGCCGCGCAGCGCGACGAGCGGCCGTTCCTCGTCGTCGAGAAGATTCTCGCGCCGGGCGAGACGCTGCCCGACGACTGGCACGCCGACGGCACGACCGGCTACGACTTCATGAACGACGTCGCCGCGTTGCTGCACGACCCGGCCGGCGCCGCGCCGCTCGCCGCGCACTGGGCCGCCGTGTCGGGCTCGACGCGCACCTTCGCCGACGAGGCGACCGCCGGCAAGCGGCGCGTGCTCGCGCGCCAGCTCGCGGGCGAGCATGCGCGGCTCGCGCGGGCGCTGCACCGCATCGCGCGCGCCGCGCCGGCGACCCGCGACATCAGCCGCAACGCGCTGCACCGCGTGCTGGGCGAACTCGCCGTGCACCTGCCCGTGTACCGCATGTATCCGGCGCTCGGCGACGAACCGGGCGACGCCGATCGCCGCGTGCTCGAACGCGCGTACGACGCGGCCCGCGCGGCGATCGATCCGTCCGACCGCTATGCGCTCGAGCGCGCCGCCGCCTGGCTCGGGCTGCCCGGCATCCGCGTGCCGCGCGCCGATCCGGCCGCGCTGCTCGCGGTGCGCGTCGCGTTCGCACAGCTGAGCGCGCCGCTTGCCGCGAAGGGCGTCGAGGATACGGCGAACTACCGCTACGGCCGGCTGCTGTCGCGCAACGAGGTCGGCGCCGACGCGGGCGACTTCAGCCTGTCGCGCGGCGCGTTCCACGCGCGCAACCGGCGTCGCGCGCGCAGCGTGCCGCGCACGCTCGTCGCCACCGCGACGCACGATCACAAGCGCGGCGAAGACGCGCGTGCGCGGCTCGCCGTGCTGAGCGAAGTGCCGGACGCGTGGCGCGCGGTGTCGCTCGACTGGTCGGCGCTGAACCAGCCGCATCGCGGCGCCGCGCATCGCGATCTGGCGTGGACGCCGGGGCCGGCGGCCGAGGCCATGCTGTATCAGACGCTGGTGGGCTGCTGGCCGCCGACGCTCGCGCCCGACGACGCGGCGGGCGTCGCCGCGCTGGCCGAGCGTGTGGTGGGCTGGCAGACCAAGGCGTTGCGCGAAGCGAAGCAGCACACCGACTGGCTCGCGCCCGATGCGGACTACGAACGCGCGAGCGAGCAGTTCGTGCGCGCGATCCTCACGCCGCGCGGTGCGGGCGATTTTCTGCATCGGCTGCATGCGTTCGTCGCGCGGATCGCCCCGGCCGGCGTCGTCAACAGTCTCGCGCAGGTGGCGCTGCGCATCGCGTCGCCAGGCGTGCCCGATCTGTATCAAGGTACCGAGTTATGGGATCACTCGCTCGTCGATCCCGACAACCGGCGCGAGGTGCCGTTCGCGCAGCTCGCGGCCGAGCCGGTCGATCGGCCGGTCGCCGCGTATCTACGCGACTGGCCGGACGCGCGCGTGAAACGCGCACTGATCGAGCGGATGCTCGCGCTGCGCGCGCACCGGCGGACGACGTTCGCGGACGGCGCGTACGTGCCGCTGCGCGTGCGCGGTCCGCTCGGGCGGCATGCGGTGGCGTTCGCCCGCCGCGACGACACGGCGACCGTCGTGGTCGTCGTGATGCGGCTCGCGTGCCGCCTGCTCGGCGACATGCCGGGCTTGCCGCGCATCGAGCCTCGGGAATGGGGCGATACGGCGGTCGTGCTGCCGCCGGTGGCGGGCGGGCCGTGGCTCGACTGCCTGAACGGCGGCGGCGCGGTCGAGACGCATGACGGCATGCTGCGGCTCGACCGGTGTTTGTCGGCGCTGCCGGTGGCCGTGGTCGTCGCGACGCGCGGTCGGGGCTGA